The following proteins are encoded in a genomic region of Streptococcus gwangjuense:
- a CDS encoding S-ribosylhomocysteine lyase — protein sequence MSKEVIVESFELDHTIVKAPYVRLIGEETGPKGDVISNYDIRLVQPNEDSIPTAGLHTIEHLLAKLIRTRIDGMIDCSPFGCRTGFHMIMWGQHTSAEIAAVIKDSLKEIAETTTWEDVPGTTIESCGNYKDHSLFSAKEWAKLILEQGISDDAFERHVI from the coding sequence ATGTCAAAAGAAGTTATTGTTGAAAGTTTTGAACTTGACCACACCATTGTTAAAGCACCCTATGTTCGCTTGATCGGGGAAGAAACAGGGCCAAAGGGAGATGTCATCTCCAATTATGATATTCGTTTAGTGCAACCCAATGAAGACTCTATCCCTACTGCTGGCCTTCACACTATCGAGCACCTCTTAGCCAAACTCATCCGTACCCGCATCGACGGCATGATTGACTGTTCACCATTTGGTTGCCGTACAGGCTTCCACATGATTATGTGGGGGCAACATACCAGTGCTGAAATCGCGGCTGTTATCAAGGATTCTCTCAAAGAAATTGCTGAAACCACTACTTGGGAAGATGTTCCTGGAACAACCATCGAATCTTGTGGCAACTACAAGGACCACAGCCTCTTTTCTGCTAAAGAATGGGCAAAACTCATCTTGGAACAAGGAATTTCAGATGATGCCTTTGAGCGTCATGTCATCTAA
- a CDS encoding ABC transporter ATP-binding protein produces the protein MEHIVKINRVSKKYGDKQILKDISFTARSGRITAFLGHNGAGKSSTLRILLGLDRATAGTATFDGQTYQSMIYPLKTVGAAFDGIGGLPNRKVYDHLHIIAASNAIPKFRIDEVLDMTGIAHKKKDFLSSLSLGEGQRLGLAVALLGDPQFLILDEPTNGLDPSGIKWFRRFIRQQADFGKTVLLSSHILSEVQMVTDDVVLIHHGQIIEQGTLEDVLQGTDSLEELFFDLTEEV, from the coding sequence ATGGAACATATTGTAAAAATTAATCGTGTTTCTAAAAAATATGGAGACAAGCAAATTTTAAAGGATATTTCTTTTACAGCTAGGAGTGGTCGCATTACGGCTTTTCTAGGACATAATGGTGCAGGAAAAAGCTCGACCTTGAGGATTCTCTTGGGCTTAGATCGGGCGACAGCAGGAACTGCGACTTTTGATGGACAAACCTATCAGTCAATGATTTATCCTCTCAAAACAGTAGGTGCAGCTTTTGACGGTATTGGAGGTCTGCCAAATAGAAAGGTTTACGACCATCTGCATATTATTGCTGCAAGTAATGCTATTCCGAAGTTTCGGATTGATGAGGTATTGGATATGACTGGGATCGCTCATAAGAAAAAGGATTTCTTATCAAGCCTGTCTCTAGGAGAGGGGCAGCGCCTGGGGTTGGCAGTAGCTTTACTAGGTGATCCTCAGTTTCTTATATTAGATGAGCCGACTAATGGACTAGATCCAAGTGGGATTAAGTGGTTTAGAAGGTTCATTCGCCAGCAGGCTGATTTTGGGAAAACCGTCCTTCTATCCTCTCATATCCTGTCTGAGGTACAAATGGTAACAGATGATGTAGTCTTGATTCATCATGGGCAAATTATCGAACAGGGAACGCTAGAAGATGTATTACAAGGAACAGATAGTTTAGAAGAGCTCTTCTTCGACTTAACAGAGGAGGTTTAA
- a CDS encoding ABC transporter permease — protein sequence MKETMSLLHSEWLKIRSIKAFKVSVAFMLLLVPVVSWLEGRQYLSIGLDATPETVPNLINAIDPLEYLGLNGASMAVMVLVILAGILGAMEFQSHSLRTSLLACNNRLKLLMGKILTFGLFSLIISLLSIYLSYMVMHLALGKEGLDPILLNQAAWSLILWKTLSLTLLGILSFLLGLLARTMLVPLLFLVPQIYNLGNYLAAHTSWGAYLPQPAVELFAATPTSQYANNPLQGLLIISVWLLVIGVMASLRFLKTDLGGRY from the coding sequence ATGAAAGAGACGATGTCCTTATTGCATTCAGAATGGTTGAAAATCCGATCAATCAAGGCTTTCAAAGTGAGTGTGGCCTTCATGCTACTATTGGTGCCTGTCGTATCCTGGTTGGAGGGCCGACAATATCTGTCTATCGGCTTGGATGCTACACCTGAGACGGTTCCTAATCTGATAAACGCCATTGATCCGCTGGAATATCTAGGTCTCAACGGGGCTTCTATGGCGGTCATGGTTTTGGTCATTTTAGCTGGAATTTTGGGAGCTATGGAATTTCAGTCTCATAGCTTGCGAACCAGTCTATTGGCTTGTAATAACCGCTTGAAGCTACTTATGGGGAAAATATTGACCTTTGGTTTGTTTTCACTCATCATTAGCTTGTTATCCATTTATTTGAGCTATATGGTCATGCATCTGGCTTTAGGAAAGGAAGGGCTTGATCCGATTTTGCTCAATCAGGCAGCTTGGAGTTTGATTTTGTGGAAAACCTTATCTCTAACCCTCTTGGGGATCCTTTCATTTTTGTTAGGTTTATTGGCTCGGACCATGCTAGTTCCTCTGCTATTTCTCGTACCCCAGATCTATAATCTGGGAAACTACCTAGCTGCTCACACGAGTTGGGGGGCATATTTGCCACAGCCAGCAGTAGAGTTGTTTGCTGCAACGCCAACTTCCCAATATGCCAACAATCCCTTGCAAGGACTCTTGATAATAAGCGTATGGTTGCTAGTCATCGGCGTCATGGCCTCTCTGCGCTTTTTGAAGACGGATTTAGGAGGACGCTACTGA
- a CDS encoding ABC transporter permease encodes MIKALLKSEWIKFRSYYLVLGAAFVALVVVPFFLMNLDYSQTAVGQTKALSEALHALYLAQPVIVIFTSLYFAQEFVKSGMRTNFLTVSNRKAWLAGKFLFLAVLLLVLYSVMIGSCFFVMLARFDLDFSWPLLGKFLYYSSFGLLSNLFLALLAAGLALLFQSWVVPVSVLFPLLIGLSRLLATFIKEAKYLPDLATLNLFEYEGLQNSIDLSGLGIQLFWLALIWSSAIFLTLKRDVR; translated from the coding sequence ATGATAAAAGCTCTGCTTAAAAGTGAATGGATTAAGTTTCGTTCTTACTATCTCGTTCTTGGTGCCGCATTTGTGGCTCTGGTAGTCGTTCCTTTTTTTCTGATGAATCTTGACTACAGTCAGACAGCAGTTGGCCAGACAAAGGCTCTGAGTGAAGCTTTGCATGCTCTCTATCTGGCGCAGCCTGTCATCGTCATCTTTACTTCCCTCTATTTTGCCCAGGAGTTTGTCAAGTCTGGGATGCGAACGAATTTTCTAACCGTATCAAATAGAAAGGCTTGGTTGGCTGGGAAATTCCTTTTTCTGGCCGTTCTGCTCTTGGTTCTCTACAGTGTCATGATAGGCAGCTGTTTCTTTGTTATGCTGGCTCGATTTGACCTAGACTTTAGCTGGCCCTTACTGGGGAAATTCCTCTATTACAGCTCTTTTGGTCTTCTCAGCAATCTTTTTCTGGCTCTTTTAGCTGCTGGCCTCGCTTTGCTCTTTCAATCTTGGGTTGTGCCGGTGTCGGTGCTATTTCCTCTCTTGATTGGTCTTAGCCGTTTATTGGCAACTTTTATCAAAGAAGCAAAGTACCTGCCCGATCTGGCTACGCTAAATCTTTTTGAGTATGAAGGGCTTCAGAATTCGATAGATCTATCAGGGTTGGGAATACAGCTGTTCTGGCTAGCTTTGATTTGGAGCTCTGCTATATTCTTGACCTTGAAACGAGATGTTCGCTAG
- a CDS encoding response regulator transcription factor gives MEIMRQYRILVVDDDRSILKLVKNVLELDAYDVTTLDRIEELELTHFVGYDLILLDVMMEPVNGFELCSYIRPHLSCPIIFLTAKELEADKVEGLFRGADDYVVKPFGTNELLARVRAHLRREERREERYSEIASCQFYPERYEIICFGKVLKFSEREFKLLHLLASNPKQTFSAERLHTLLYPESSETQLRSISEYVYQIRQKCKQEGLQAITTVRGVGYRWQLEPVISKA, from the coding sequence ATGGAAATCATGAGACAGTATCGTATTTTGGTGGTTGATGACGACCGGAGCATTTTGAAGCTGGTGAAAAATGTCCTAGAGCTCGATGCTTATGATGTGACGACGCTTGATCGAATAGAAGAGCTAGAGCTGACGCATTTTGTCGGATATGACTTGATTTTGCTAGATGTGATGATGGAGCCTGTTAATGGTTTTGAGCTGTGCTCCTACATTCGTCCTCATCTTTCGTGTCCCATCATATTTTTGACGGCCAAGGAATTGGAGGCGGACAAGGTGGAAGGGCTCTTTCGCGGAGCAGATGACTATGTTGTCAAGCCTTTTGGGACCAACGAATTGCTGGCGCGTGTCAGGGCGCATCTTCGGCGGGAGGAAAGACGTGAGGAGCGCTATTCTGAGATTGCTTCTTGTCAATTTTATCCAGAGCGCTATGAAATTATCTGTTTTGGTAAAGTCTTGAAATTTTCAGAGCGAGAGTTTAAGTTGCTGCATTTACTAGCTAGCAATCCCAAGCAGACCTTTTCAGCTGAACGCCTGCATACTTTGCTTTATCCAGAAAGCTCAGAAACACAGCTTCGTTCCATCTCAGAATACGTATATCAGATTCGTCAAAAATGTAAACAAGAAGGGCTACAAGCAATCACAACAGTGAGAGGAGTAGGCTATAGATGGCAATTAGAACCCGTAATTTCAAAAGCCTAG
- a CDS encoding sensor histidine kinase produces MAIRTRNFKSLVWTTSLKIVFFHVLIFVLIGYEFTQGSDHVLFTLFFWAGSLLLITFYHILKLLRKIDREIKMLTSKKLLEENQSQLFRIEEMLEVYSDLRSSHQENARLLEKEQQHNQELILQLSATSHDLKTPLTVIKGNAELLELAQLGQPQADYAAEILQASYKMEEYCGSLIDYAKAFQIDSNQFSQLSLEDFLAYLQDDWALFSKQESYRFYLQEDCDLSLRLSIHLDYLKRALLNILLNALEHADQNQKEVKLMVSVQQDQLVFAIWNNGPAFSEEMLLGAERLFYQSDQSRNSANPHHGIGLAFSKQVALLHGGRLTLLNLDQGGASVELTISLK; encoded by the coding sequence ATGGCAATTAGAACCCGTAATTTCAAAAGCCTAGTCTGGACAACTAGTTTAAAAATCGTCTTTTTCCATGTTTTGATTTTTGTGCTTATAGGTTATGAATTTACGCAAGGAAGTGATCACGTTCTTTTCACCTTATTCTTTTGGGCGGGGAGCTTGCTGCTGATTACTTTTTATCATATTTTGAAATTGCTCCGAAAAATCGACAGGGAAATAAAAATGCTAACGAGTAAGAAGCTTTTAGAAGAAAATCAAAGCCAGCTTTTTCGGATCGAGGAAATGCTCGAAGTCTATAGCGATTTACGGAGTAGCCACCAAGAAAATGCTCGTCTTCTAGAAAAAGAGCAGCAGCATAATCAGGAGTTGATTTTACAGCTATCAGCGACATCGCACGATTTGAAAACGCCCCTAACTGTGATTAAGGGGAATGCTGAGCTCTTGGAATTGGCGCAGTTAGGACAGCCACAGGCAGACTATGCTGCTGAGATTTTGCAGGCTAGTTACAAGATGGAAGAATATTGTGGCTCTCTTATTGATTACGCTAAGGCTTTTCAGATTGATTCTAATCAGTTCAGTCAGCTTTCCTTAGAGGACTTTTTGGCTTATCTCCAGGACGATTGGGCACTGTTCAGTAAACAGGAAAGCTATCGTTTTTATCTCCAAGAAGATTGTGATCTTAGCTTGAGATTGTCCATTCATTTGGACTATCTCAAGCGAGCTTTGCTCAATATTTTACTGAATGCGCTTGAACATGCAGACCAGAATCAAAAGGAAGTCAAGCTGATGGTATCAGTGCAGCAGGACCAGTTGGTTTTTGCTATCTGGAACAATGGACCTGCATTTTCAGAGGAGATGCTGCTAGGAGCGGAACGGCTCTTTTATCAGAGTGACCAAAGCCGCAATTCAGCTAATCCCCATCATGGTATCGGCTTAGCCTTTTCTAAGCAGGTAGCTCTCTTGCATGGTGGTCGTCTGACCCTGCTCAATCTAGACCAAGGAGGAGCCTCTGTCGAGTTGACAATTTCATTGAAATAA
- a CDS encoding DUF1846 domain-containing protein, translated as MKKQSFSSEQYLNLQRDHILERINQFDGKLYLEFGGKMLEDFHAARVLPGYEPDNKIKLLQELKEQVEVVIAINASNIEHSKARGDLGISYDQEVLRLIDKFNELGIFVGSVVITQYAGQPAADAFRNQLDKNGIDSYLHYPIKGYPTDMDHIISPEGMGKNDYIKTSRNLIVVTAPGPGSGKLATCMSNMYHDQLNGIKSGYAKFETFPVWNLPLHHPVNLAYEAATADLDDVNMIDPFHLQTYGETTVNYNRDIEIFPVLKRMLERILGESPYASPTDMGVNMVGFAITDDEAAVEASKQEIIRRYYQTVLDFKAEKVGETAVKKIELLMNDLGITPADRKVAVAARQKAEETGGPALALELPNGEIVTGKNSELFGPTAAALINAIKKSADIAKEVKLIEPEVVKPIQGLKIDHLGSRNPRLHSNEILIALAITAMENPDAARAMEELGNLKGSEAHSTIILTDEDKNVLRKLGINVTFDPFYQYDRLYRK; from the coding sequence ATGAAAAAACAATCTTTTAGTTCTGAACAATATTTGAATCTACAGCGCGACCACATTTTGGAGCGCATTAACCAATTTGACGGCAAGCTCTACTTGGAGTTTGGTGGCAAAATGTTAGAAGATTTCCACGCTGCTCGTGTCCTTCCTGGTTATGAGCCCGACAACAAAATCAAGCTCTTGCAAGAGTTGAAAGAGCAAGTCGAGGTTGTAATTGCCATTAATGCGAGCAACATCGAGCATTCTAAAGCGCGTGGCGACCTAGGCATTTCTTATGACCAAGAAGTTCTTCGTTTGATTGATAAATTTAACGAATTGGGAATTTTTGTTGGCTCAGTTGTCATCACACAATACGCTGGCCAACCTGCTGCAGATGCCTTTCGCAACCAGTTAGATAAAAATGGGATTGATTCTTATCTTCATTATCCAATCAAAGGATATCCGACGGATATGGATCACATTATTTCTCCCGAAGGCATGGGGAAAAACGACTACATCAAAACCAGTCGCAACTTAATCGTCGTAACCGCTCCTGGACCTGGTTCTGGAAAATTGGCAACTTGTATGTCCAATATGTACCATGACCAACTCAATGGCATCAAGTCTGGTTACGCTAAGTTTGAAACCTTCCCAGTCTGGAACCTGCCCCTTCATCATCCAGTCAACTTGGCCTATGAGGCTGCCACCGCAGACCTTGACGATGTCAATATGATTGACCCTTTCCATCTCCAAACCTACGGAGAAACCACTGTCAACTACAACCGTGATATCGAAATCTTCCCAGTTCTCAAACGTATGTTGGAACGTATCCTAGGTGAATCTCCATACGCTTCACCAACAGACATGGGTGTCAACATGGTTGGTTTCGCTATTACAGATGATGAAGCTGCTGTCGAAGCTTCTAAACAAGAAATCATCCGTCGCTACTATCAAACTGTTCTTGATTTTAAAGCTGAAAAAGTCGGAGAAACTGCTGTCAAGAAGATTGAACTTCTCATGAACGACCTCGGTATCACACCTGCAGACCGCAAGGTTGCTGTCGCAGCACGCCAAAAGGCAGAAGAAACTGGTGGCCCTGCCCTAGCCCTTGAATTGCCAAATGGGGAAATCGTGACTGGTAAAAACTCTGAACTCTTTGGTCCTACAGCTGCTGCCTTGATCAATGCTATCAAAAAATCAGCTGACATCGCTAAGGAAGTGAAACTAATCGAGCCTGAAGTCGTCAAACCAATTCAAGGTCTTAAAATCGATCATCTAGGTAGCCGCAATCCTCGCCTCCACTCAAATGAAATTTTGATTGCACTTGCAATCACAGCTATGGAAAATCCTGATGCTGCGCGTGCCATGGAAGAACTTGGGAATCTCAAAGGAAGCGAAGCTCATTCAACCATCATCTTGACCGATGAAGACAAGAACGTCCTTCGCAAACTAGGTATCAACGTAACCTTTGACCCATTCTACCAATACGATCGCTTGTATCGCAAATAA
- a CDS encoding glycoside hydrolase family 13 protein, whose translation MQEKWWHNAVVYQVYPKSFMDSNGDGIGDLLGITSKLDYLAKLGITAIWLSPVYDSPMDDNGYDIADYQAIAAIFGTMEDMDQLIAEGKKRDIRIIMDLVVNHTSDEHAWFVEACENPDSPERDYYIWRDEPNDLDSIFSGSAWEYDENSGQYYLHFFSKKQPDLNWENEKLRQKIYEMMNFWIDKGIGGFRMDVIDMIGKIPDEKVVNNGPMLHPYLKEMNQATFGDKNLLTVGETWGATPEIAKLYSNPKGQELSMVFHFEHIGLQYQEGQPKWHYQKELNIPKLKEIFNKWQTELGVEDGWNSLFWNNHDLPRIVSIWGNDQEYREKSAKAFAILLHLMRGTPYIYQGEEIGMTNYPFETLDQVEDIESLNYAREALEKGVPMEEIMDSIRVIGRDNARTPMQWDESKNAGFSTGQPWLAVNPNYPTINVQEALANPDSIFYTYQKLVQIRKENSWLIRADFELLETADKVFAYVRKDGDRRFLVVANLSNEEQDLTVEGNVKSILIENTSAQEAFEKQVLAPWDAFCVELL comes from the coding sequence ATGCAAGAAAAATGGTGGCACAATGCTGTAGTCTATCAAGTTTATCCTAAGAGCTTTATGGATAGCAACGGAGATGGAATTGGCGATTTGCTAGGAATTACCAGTAAGTTAGACTATCTAGCCAAGTTAGGAATTACAGCGATTTGGCTTTCTCCAGTTTATGACAGTCCTATGGATGATAATGGCTATGATATTGCTGATTATCAAGCGATTGCGGCTATTTTTGGGACCATGGAGGACATGGATCAACTAATCGCGGAAGGCAAGAAGCGTGATATTCGTATCATCATGGACTTGGTGGTCAATCATACCTCAGATGAGCATGCTTGGTTTGTCGAGGCCTGTGAAAATCCCGACAGTCCTGAGCGAGACTACTATATTTGGCGGGATGAACCTAACGACCTTGATTCTATCTTTAGCGGATCTGCTTGGGAATACGATGAAAATTCGGGTCAATACTATCTCCACTTTTTCAGCAAGAAACAGCCGGATCTCAATTGGGAGAATGAAAAACTTCGCCAGAAAATTTATGAGATGATGAACTTCTGGATTGATAAAGGCATTGGCGGTTTCCGTATGGATGTTATTGACATGATTGGCAAAATTCCTGATGAGAAAGTAGTCAATAATGGACCTATGCTCCATCCCTATCTCAAGGAGATGAATCAAGCGACCTTTGGAGATAAGAATCTCTTGACAGTAGGGGAAACCTGGGGAGCAACGCCAGAGATTGCCAAGCTCTACTCTAATCCAAAGGGGCAAGAATTGTCTATGGTCTTCCATTTTGAACATATCGGTCTTCAGTATCAGGAAGGTCAGCCTAAGTGGCACTATCAAAAAGAACTGAATATTCCTAAGTTAAAAGAAATCTTCAACAAATGGCAGACAGAGTTAGGCGTTGAGGACGGCTGGAATTCACTCTTTTGGAACAATCATGACCTCCCTCGTATCGTCTCAATCTGGGGAAATGACCAAGAATATCGAGAAAAATCTGCCAAAGCCTTTGCCATCTTGCTTCATCTCATGAGAGGAACTCCTTATATCTACCAAGGTGAGGAAATTGGGATGACCAACTATCCGTTTGAAACACTGGATCAAGTAGAAGATATTGAATCTCTTAACTATGCGCGTGAGGCTCTTGAAAAAGGTGTTCCGATGGAAGAAATCATGGACAGTATCCGTGTTATTGGACGTGACAATGCCCGTACCCCTATGCAATGGGACGAGAGCAAAAACGCTGGTTTCTCAACAGGTCAACCTTGGTTGGCAGTGAATCCAAACTATCCAACAATCAATGTTCAAGAAGCGCTGGCAAATCCAGATTCTATTTTCTATACCTATCAGAAGCTAGTTCAAATCCGTAAGGAGAATAGCTGGCTGATTCGAGCTGACTTTGAACTATTGGAAACAGCTGACAAAGTCTTTGCCTATGTCCGTAAAGATGGTGACCGTCGCTTCCTAGTCGTAGCTAACTTATCCAATGAAGAACAAGACTTGACCGTAGAAGGAAACGTCAAATCGATCTTGATTGAAAACACCTCAGCTCAAGAAGCCTTTGAAAAACAAGTCTTAGCTCCATGGGATGCTTTCTGTGTGGAATTGCTATAA
- a CDS encoding peptide ABC transporter substrate-binding protein, producing the protein MKTKKRVLSAGLTFAAALLLAACGQSGSDTKTYSSTFSGNPTTFNYLLDYYADNTAIITNLVDGLLENDNHGNLVPSLAEDWSVSSDGLTYTYKLRKDAKWFTADGEEYAPVKAQDFVTGIKYAVDNKSQALDLIQNSIKGLNDYITGADSDFSKVGVKAIDDQTVEYTLARPEPYWNSKTTNSILFPVNEEFLNSKGKDFGTLSPNSILYSGPYLLKDFTSKSSIEYVKNPHYYDHDKVSIEHVKLAYFDGSDQELTIRNFESGAYSIAGVYPNSSNFAKTKEKYKDNIVYSLQDKTSWYFNFNVNRKAYNHTSKTTDEQKKSTETAVLNKNFRQAVNFAFDRTAYSAQSNGEEAASKTLRNTLVPPTFVQVGDKTFGEVIASKLVNYGTEWSGINLADAQDAYFNKEKAQAKFAEAKKELASQGVTFPIHLDVAVDQTSKNAVTGMNSVKQTLESILGADNIVIDVQQLSTDDFNNVAFLAPTPADRDYDLNFDGWVGDYQDPSTYLNPFNAEDGFYLKIFGLDAQEDKAKIASLGLDTYTKMLKDADSENKDVAKRYEKYAEAQAWMIDNSLIMSAMSSGGTASVTKVTPFTRGYSLVGIKGDGNNYKYMKLQKDTVTTKQYEEAKIKWEQESKKAIEKAQKEAENHVK; encoded by the coding sequence ATGAAGACAAAAAAGCGTGTTCTTAGTGCAGGCCTGACTTTTGCAGCTGCTTTGCTTTTGGCTGCTTGCGGACAATCAGGTTCAGATACAAAAACTTACTCATCAACCTTTAGTGGAAACCCAACTACATTTAACTATTTACTAGACTACTACGCTGATAATACAGCTATCATTACTAACTTAGTTGATGGTTTGCTTGAAAATGACAATCATGGAAACCTAGTTCCGTCTTTGGCAGAAGACTGGTCTGTTTCAAGCGACGGTCTAACTTATACCTACAAATTGAGAAAAGATGCCAAATGGTTCACAGCTGATGGTGAAGAGTACGCCCCAGTCAAGGCACAGGATTTTGTGACAGGTATCAAGTACGCAGTGGATAATAAATCACAGGCGCTTGACTTGATTCAAAACTCGATCAAGGGCTTGAATGATTACATTACAGGAGCGGATTCTGACTTTTCTAAGGTTGGAGTGAAGGCCATCGACGACCAGACTGTTGAGTATACTTTGGCACGCCCAGAACCGTACTGGAACTCAAAAACAACGAACAGTATTCTTTTCCCAGTAAATGAAGAGTTTCTAAATTCAAAAGGGAAAGATTTTGGAACCCTATCTCCAAATAGCATTCTCTATAGTGGACCTTATTTGTTAAAAGATTTCACATCAAAATCATCGATCGAGTATGTGAAAAATCCGCATTACTATGATCATGACAAAGTATCGATTGAACACGTAAAATTGGCTTACTTTGATGGCTCAGACCAAGAATTGACCATCCGTAACTTTGAAAGTGGAGCTTACTCAATCGCTGGGGTTTATCCAAATAGTTCTAACTTTGCTAAGACAAAGGAGAAATATAAGGATAATATCGTCTATAGCTTGCAGGACAAGACTTCTTGGTATTTCAATTTCAACGTCAACCGTAAGGCTTACAACCATACGTCTAAAACGACAGATGAGCAGAAGAAGTCAACTGAGACAGCTGTCTTGAACAAGAACTTCCGTCAAGCAGTGAACTTTGCCTTTGACCGTACAGCCTATTCTGCCCAGTCAAATGGGGAAGAAGCAGCTAGCAAGACCCTTCGTAACACCCTAGTGCCTCCTACATTTGTCCAAGTTGGAGACAAGACCTTTGGAGAAGTAATCGCTTCTAAATTGGTTAACTATGGCACAGAATGGTCAGGTATTAACTTGGCAGATGCTCAGGATGCCTATTTCAACAAAGAAAAAGCCCAAGCAAAATTTGCGGAAGCTAAAAAAGAATTGGCAAGTCAAGGTGTGACCTTCCCAATTCACTTGGATGTGGCAGTTGATCAGACGAGTAAAAATGCTGTGACAGGCATGAACTCAGTTAAGCAGACCCTTGAGTCAATTTTGGGTGCTGATAACATTGTCATTGACGTTCAACAACTTTCAACAGATGATTTTAACAACGTAGCCTTCTTGGCACCGACACCAGCTGATCGTGACTATGATTTGAACTTTGATGGTTGGGTAGGTGACTATCAAGATCCATCAACTTATCTCAATCCTTTCAATGCAGAGGATGGATTCTACCTCAAGATCTTTGGTCTAGATGCTCAGGAAGATAAAGCTAAGATTGCTAGCTTGGGTCTTGATACCTACACTAAGATGCTTAAAGATGCAGATAGTGAAAATAAAGATGTAGCCAAACGCTATGAAAAATATGCTGAAGCACAGGCTTGGATGATTGACAATTCTCTGATTATGTCAGCTATGTCGAGCGGTGGAACAGCATCTGTAACCAAAGTAACGCCATTTACAAGAGGTTATTCACTAGTCGGCATCAAGGGTGACGGCAATAACTACAAGTACATGAAGCTGCAAAAAGATACTGTAACAACCAAACAGTATGAAGAAGCTAAAATCAAATGGGAGCAAGAAAGCAAAAAAGCAATCGAAAAAGCCCAAAAAGAAGCAGAAAATCATGTTAAATAA